A stretch of the Gemmatimonadales bacterium genome encodes the following:
- a CDS encoding amino acid permease: MTAAPSVTYARRLGLFSATMVVIGGVIGSGIFLNPSIVAQRVGTSGLTTFAWALGGVITLLGAFCFAELGNRMPRVGGGYAYLRDAYGPLPAFLYGWALLLVISTGAIAAVAVTFASYAGPLLGLGTGATVPLAVGAIVLLSAVNYVGVRPGAVTQNVFTVLKLAALAVLIAAGLGSDIVVAPSAAAPAIAAPTGAGGTFVAVGAALVPILFAYGGWQQSNFIAEEMVDAERTLPRAILLGTAAVVTVYVLANLAYLRTLGVNGLAASAAPAAGVMAAVVGPVGAKLIAAGIAASTFGFLNLVILVTPRVYQAMAADGIFLPQLAALHPRFRTPTPAIVLQGAWAIVLTLSGTYGQLLDYVVFGDWIFFGLTASTLLVYRARERKAGATSGPGFRAPLYPLTPALFALAAIYVVASSVASNPKNAAIGAGLLLLGVPVFVYWRRASGAVSRG, encoded by the coding sequence GTGACCGCGGCTCCCTCCGTCACCTACGCCCGCCGCCTCGGCCTCTTCTCCGCCACGATGGTCGTCATCGGCGGGGTCATAGGGTCGGGGATCTTCCTCAATCCCTCCATCGTCGCGCAGCGCGTCGGCACATCAGGGCTCACGACTTTCGCGTGGGCGCTGGGCGGCGTGATCACGCTCCTGGGCGCCTTCTGCTTCGCCGAGCTGGGGAACCGGATGCCTCGGGTGGGCGGCGGCTACGCGTACCTGCGCGACGCCTACGGCCCTCTCCCGGCCTTTCTCTACGGGTGGGCGCTGCTGCTGGTGATCTCCACCGGCGCGATCGCCGCGGTCGCAGTGACCTTCGCGAGCTATGCCGGGCCGCTGCTGGGCCTGGGCACCGGGGCCACGGTTCCGCTCGCTGTCGGTGCGATCGTTCTGCTGTCGGCGGTGAACTACGTAGGCGTGAGGCCGGGTGCGGTCACGCAGAACGTCTTCACCGTGCTGAAGCTCGCCGCGCTTGCGGTGCTGATAGCGGCCGGCCTCGGGTCGGACATTGTTGTGGCGCCATCGGCGGCCGCGCCGGCGATCGCCGCCCCGACCGGCGCGGGCGGGACGTTCGTGGCGGTGGGCGCCGCGCTGGTGCCGATCCTGTTCGCGTACGGCGGGTGGCAGCAGTCCAACTTCATCGCCGAGGAGATGGTGGACGCGGAGCGGACGCTGCCGCGCGCGATCCTGCTGGGCACGGCGGCGGTCGTGACCGTGTACGTGCTGGCCAACCTGGCGTACTTGAGGACGCTCGGCGTGAACGGGCTCGCCGCGAGCGCGGCCCCGGCGGCCGGCGTGATGGCCGCGGTCGTGGGGCCGGTGGGCGCGAAGCTGATCGCCGCCGGGATCGCGGCCTCGACGTTCGGGTTCCTCAACCTGGTCATCCTGGTGACGCCGCGGGTCTACCAGGCGATGGCCGCCGACGGAATATTCCTCCCACAGCTGGCGGCGTTGCATCCGAGGTTCCGCACGCCCACGCCGGCGATCGTGCTCCAGGGTGCGTGGGCCATCGTGCTGACGCTCTCGGGCACGTACGGTCAGCTGCTGGATTACGTGGTGTTCGGGGACTGGATCTTCTTCGGCCTGACCGCGTCGACGCTGCTGGTGTACCGCGCCAGAGAACGGAAGGCCGGTGCGACTTCAGGGCCGGGTTTCCGTGCGCCGCTCTATCCGCTCACGCCGGCGCTCTTCGCGCTGGCCGCGATCTACGTGGTGGCCAGTTCCGTGGCGTCGAACCCGAAGAACGCGGCAATCGGGGCGGGGCTGTTGTTGCTCGGCGTGCCGGTGTTCGTCTACTGGCGCCGCGCCTCGGGCGCAGTCTCTCGCGGCTGA